The Nitrospira sp. KM1 genome includes a window with the following:
- the glnA gene encoding type I glutamate--ammonia ligase: MNVREALEFAKKQKVQAVDLKFVDLMGTWQHFTIPTSELTEDLFKDGSGLDGSSIRGWKAINNSDMLVIPDPATACLDPFTAVPTLSLTGNVVDPISRENYERDPRFIAQKAEKYLQSTKIGDTSFWGPEAEFFIFDHARYDQTGHSGYYFIDSDEGVWNMGQEGVNLGAKIRHKEGYFPVAPTDTQQDIRTEMILEMEKVGIAVEKHHHEVATAGQAEIDVRFDTLLKMADKMMMYKYIVKNVARRHGKTVTFMPKPIFGDNGSGMHTHQSIWKDGKPLFAGKDYAGVSQLCLYYIGGILKHAPALAAFTNPTTNSYKRLTPGFEAPVLLAYSSRNRSAGIRIPMYSPSPKAKRIEVRFPDPGCNPYLAFSAMLMAGLDGIENKINPGEPAEKDLYDLEAKEAAKIRTMPGSLDEALNNLEKDNKFLLKGGVFTEDVIEAWVSYKRTKEVDAMRLRPHPYEFFLYYDL; encoded by the coding sequence ATGAACGTTCGTGAGGCGTTGGAGTTTGCGAAGAAGCAGAAGGTGCAGGCGGTGGATTTGAAGTTCGTCGATCTGATGGGGACGTGGCAGCACTTCACGATTCCGACCAGCGAACTGACCGAAGATCTGTTCAAGGACGGCAGCGGCCTGGACGGTTCGTCGATCCGCGGGTGGAAGGCGATCAACAACAGCGACATGCTGGTCATCCCCGATCCGGCGACGGCGTGCCTCGACCCCTTTACCGCCGTACCGACGCTCAGCCTGACCGGTAACGTGGTGGATCCGATTTCCCGAGAAAATTACGAGCGCGATCCGCGTTTCATTGCGCAGAAAGCCGAGAAATATCTACAGAGCACCAAGATCGGCGACACCTCGTTCTGGGGTCCGGAAGCGGAATTCTTTATTTTCGATCATGCCCGCTACGATCAGACCGGCCACAGCGGGTACTACTTCATCGATTCCGATGAAGGGGTGTGGAACATGGGCCAGGAGGGAGTCAATCTGGGCGCCAAGATTCGCCACAAAGAAGGGTATTTCCCGGTGGCGCCGACCGATACGCAGCAGGACATCCGGACCGAGATGATTCTCGAGATGGAAAAGGTCGGCATTGCGGTGGAGAAGCACCACCATGAAGTCGCGACGGCCGGACAAGCCGAAATCGACGTTCGCTTCGATACGCTGCTCAAGATGGCCGACAAAATGATGATGTACAAGTACATCGTCAAGAACGTCGCGCGCCGTCACGGCAAGACCGTCACATTCATGCCGAAACCGATCTTCGGAGACAACGGATCCGGGATGCATACGCATCAGAGCATTTGGAAGGACGGGAAACCGTTGTTTGCCGGGAAAGACTATGCCGGTGTGTCGCAGCTGTGCCTGTATTACATCGGTGGCATTCTCAAGCACGCACCGGCGCTTGCGGCATTCACCAATCCGACAACCAACTCGTACAAGCGCTTGACGCCAGGCTTCGAGGCCCCGGTGTTGCTCGCCTACTCGAGCCGAAACCGGTCGGCGGGGATTCGGATTCCCATGTATTCGCCCAGCCCGAAAGCCAAGCGGATCGAAGTACGGTTCCCGGATCCCGGATGCAACCCGTATCTGGCCTTCTCGGCGATGTTGATGGCTGGTCTGGACGGTATCGAGAACAAGATCAATCCGGGAGAGCCGGCCGAAAAGGACCTGTACGATCTGGAGGCGAAGGAGGCGGCAAAGATCAGGACCATGCCCGGCAGCCTCGATGAGGCGCTCAACAACCTTGAAAAGGATAACAAATTCCTACTCAAGGGTGGCGTCTTCACGGAGGACGTGATTGAAGCCTGGGTGAGCTATAAGCGGACCAAGGAAGTTGACGCCATGCGGTTGCGGCCCCATCCCTACGAGTTCTTCCTGTACTATGACTTGTAG
- a CDS encoding CmpA/NrtA family ABC transporter substrate-binding protein, translating into MMDEHAETSDGSTKTRSSEEHLERTLDQAVTAAVLEAAGPTRRQLLIGLGAATLSALIAELFPLDKLKAFAADPAGKPEKTDVTIGFIPITCGTPIIMAEPLGFYKKHGLNAAVKRAAGWAMIRDWAVNKEVDAAHMLTPMPLAITLGAGSVPTPIYMPAVENINGQAITLHVKHKHVKTAEEMKGFRFCVPFDFSMHNYLLRYFLAEGGVHPDKDVQIRVVPPPEMVANLKAGNVDGYLGPDPFNQRAVYENVGFIFKLSKEIWDRHPCCAFTVTKEYATTYPNTFLAMWRAIVDATHYASDPAHRKEIATAIAPTNYLNQPVTVLEQVLTGTYADGLGSIKKDPSRIDFDPYPWHSMAIWIMTQMKRWGHLKGDVNYKEVAEQVYRAADCDRIAKQLGYQTHQGTSMKHLIMGREFDPNQAEAYVKSFKINSMA; encoded by the coding sequence ATGATGGATGAGCATGCGGAAACATCGGACGGATCCACGAAGACCCGCTCTTCGGAGGAGCATCTCGAGCGGACGCTGGATCAAGCGGTCACGGCCGCAGTGCTCGAGGCTGCCGGACCGACCAGGCGCCAACTCTTGATCGGCCTCGGAGCCGCGACACTCAGTGCACTCATCGCGGAGCTGTTTCCCCTGGACAAGCTGAAGGCGTTTGCCGCCGACCCGGCCGGCAAACCGGAAAAGACCGATGTGACGATCGGATTTATTCCGATCACATGCGGAACGCCCATCATCATGGCAGAGCCGCTGGGCTTCTATAAGAAGCATGGATTGAACGCAGCGGTGAAACGTGCGGCCGGATGGGCGATGATTCGCGACTGGGCGGTCAACAAGGAAGTCGATGCGGCGCACATGCTCACGCCGATGCCATTGGCAATCACGCTGGGCGCGGGATCCGTTCCCACGCCGATCTACATGCCCGCCGTCGAAAACATCAACGGCCAAGCCATTACACTGCACGTCAAACATAAACACGTTAAGACCGCCGAGGAGATGAAAGGGTTCCGGTTTTGCGTCCCGTTCGATTTTTCCATGCACAATTATCTGCTCCGATACTTTCTGGCGGAAGGAGGCGTGCATCCCGACAAGGACGTGCAGATCCGGGTCGTGCCACCGCCTGAAATGGTCGCCAATCTCAAGGCGGGAAACGTTGACGGGTATCTCGGACCCGATCCGTTCAATCAACGGGCGGTGTATGAGAACGTTGGGTTCATCTTCAAGCTCTCCAAAGAGATTTGGGACCGCCATCCCTGCTGTGCCTTTACCGTGACGAAGGAATACGCGACGACGTATCCGAATACCTTTCTGGCGATGTGGCGCGCGATCGTGGATGCCACCCACTATGCTTCGGATCCCGCGCATCGGAAGGAGATCGCGACGGCCATTGCGCCGACCAACTACTTGAACCAGCCGGTGACGGTGTTAGAGCAGGTGCTGACAGGCACGTATGCCGACGGGCTCGGCAGCATCAAGAAAGACCCGAGCCGCATCGATTTTGATCCCTATCCCTGGCATTCGATGGCCATTTGGATCATGACGCAAATGAAACGCTGGGGTCATCTGAAGGGGGATGTCAATTACAAGGAGGTGGCCGAGCAGGTGTATCGCGCGGCGGATTGCGACCGGATCGCCAAGCAGCTCGGATACCAGACGCATCAAGGCACGTCGATGAAGCATCTGATCATGGGCCGGGAGTTCGATCCAAATCAGGCGGAGGCGTATGTGAAAAGCTTCAAGATCAATAGCATGGCGTAG
- a CDS encoding ABC transporter permease: MYADVAVTTDGPSTTTEQRARSLPVKKKQSVAGRATGNPYVISGSLLMLFLVAWHLFTLPPTFDARGLTEEQLQLMEFNGDIMRTPSGAFDWNPEKQKVSGIPGPLAVLDKARVELGEAFVKKGTNDHGIAYLVGYTVSRFAAGFLVASLVAVVLGVVLGLNRVLFRAMNPFIQILKPISPLAWMPLLLYTVKDPKWTAMLVVFMAALWPTLATTAFGVNSLRKDYLHVASILQLSWFKRLFLVILPGAAPTIVNGLRISFGSALVAVVPAEMLLGELGVGYLSWIEWNNLDIAGVIFAILVVGVVGVVLDSGFNKLASMVTYQE; this comes from the coding sequence ATGTACGCAGATGTGGCGGTGACGACCGATGGGCCATCGACGACGACGGAACAACGCGCGCGGTCTCTTCCTGTGAAAAAGAAACAATCCGTCGCCGGACGGGCGACGGGAAATCCCTATGTCATCTCGGGATCTCTTCTCATGCTGTTCCTCGTTGCCTGGCATCTGTTCACCCTTCCGCCGACGTTCGACGCGCGGGGACTGACGGAAGAACAACTCCAGTTGATGGAATTCAACGGAGACATCATGCGCACGCCGAGCGGGGCGTTCGATTGGAATCCGGAAAAGCAGAAAGTGAGCGGGATCCCGGGCCCGCTGGCCGTGCTGGACAAGGCGAGGGTCGAACTCGGCGAAGCCTTTGTCAAGAAGGGCACCAACGATCACGGTATCGCCTATCTGGTCGGATATACCGTGTCGCGATTTGCCGCGGGATTTCTGGTTGCCTCGTTGGTGGCGGTCGTGCTCGGAGTCGTGCTGGGATTGAACCGGGTGCTCTTCCGCGCCATGAACCCGTTTATTCAGATCCTGAAGCCGATTTCACCGCTGGCCTGGATGCCCCTCTTGCTCTATACGGTGAAGGATCCCAAGTGGACGGCGATGCTGGTCGTCTTCATGGCGGCGCTCTGGCCCACGCTGGCGACAACGGCATTTGGCGTGAATTCGTTGCGGAAGGACTATCTGCACGTGGCGTCGATTCTCCAGTTGTCCTGGTTCAAGCGGCTCTTTCTGGTGATCCTTCCGGGGGCGGCTCCCACGATCGTCAACGGGTTGCGCATCTCGTTCGGCAGCGCATTGGTTGCGGTCGTCCCGGCCGAGATGCTCCTCGGTGAGTTGGGCGTGGGGTACTTGAGCTGGATCGAATGGAACAATCTCGACATCGCGGGCGTCATATTTGCGATCCTGGTCGTCGGGGTCGTCGGCGTGGTCCTGGATTCGGGCTTCAACAAACTGGCCAGTATGGTCACCTATCAGGAGTAG
- a CDS encoding ABC transporter ATP-binding protein: MSFLQIDHVSKWFPNPSGEGQVCIFKDATVKIEKGEFVTVIGHSGCGKSTLLNIIAGLETPSEGGVILNGREASGPGLDRMVVFQNFALMPWMTVYENIALAVRSAYPDWSREQVDTHVRKYITLVGLKGAEDKRPTALSGGMKQRVGLARAFSIEPKVLLLDEPFAQIDALTRGVIQEELIQMWNTSRNTVFMVTHDVDEAILLSDRILLMTNGPEARIAEMVKVSIPRPRSRETVIEHPHYYKIRNHIIHFLVRHAKHGTGEGQPSGTSTSADPTIVDFEEEALVAP; this comes from the coding sequence ATGTCATTTCTGCAAATCGACCACGTCAGCAAATGGTTTCCGAACCCGTCCGGTGAGGGACAGGTCTGCATCTTCAAGGATGCCACGGTCAAAATCGAGAAGGGGGAATTCGTCACGGTCATCGGACATTCCGGCTGCGGGAAGAGCACATTGCTCAATATCATCGCGGGACTGGAAACCCCATCGGAAGGGGGCGTGATCCTCAACGGCCGCGAGGCCTCAGGCCCAGGATTGGACCGGATGGTGGTGTTTCAAAACTTCGCGCTGATGCCCTGGATGACCGTGTATGAAAACATCGCGCTCGCCGTCCGGTCCGCCTATCCGGACTGGAGTAGAGAGCAGGTGGATACGCACGTTCGCAAATACATCACGCTCGTCGGTCTGAAGGGAGCGGAGGACAAACGACCCACGGCACTGTCCGGCGGCATGAAGCAACGAGTCGGACTCGCACGGGCGTTCTCGATTGAGCCCAAAGTGCTGTTGTTGGACGAGCCGTTTGCGCAGATCGATGCGTTGACCCGCGGCGTCATCCAGGAGGAACTGATTCAAATGTGGAACACCTCCAGGAATACGGTCTTCATGGTGACGCACGATGTGGACGAGGCCATTCTCTTGTCCGATCGTATTCTCCTCATGACGAATGGGCCGGAGGCTCGGATCGCCGAAATGGTCAAGGTGTCGATCCCGCGTCCCCGTTCGCGTGAAACGGTGATCGAGCATCCACACTATTACAAGATCCGAAACCACATCATCCACTTCCTGGTCCGGCATGCGAAGCACGGAACCGGCGAGGGACAGCCGTCGGGAACATCGACGAGTGCCGATCCAACAATAGTCGATTTCGAAGAGGAGGCGCTGGTTGCGCCGTGA
- the cynS gene encoding cyanase, translating into MDKDGIRKAIKEKRLAKKVSIADVAKTVGKNPTFVAAALNGNHRFTPDEAGKIGGLLGLDAELTAALSKFPVRTDFPNATDPFKYRLLEIIGVYGDSLRDQANEMFGDGIMSAIDFTLDMEKVTGSQGEARCKITLNGKWLEYKTF; encoded by the coding sequence ATGGACAAAGACGGGATCCGGAAGGCGATCAAGGAAAAGCGTCTGGCGAAGAAGGTGTCAATTGCGGATGTCGCCAAGACGGTCGGCAAGAATCCGACCTTCGTCGCAGCGGCGTTAAACGGCAATCATCGCTTCACTCCCGATGAGGCGGGAAAGATCGGCGGGCTATTGGGATTGGACGCCGAGCTCACCGCCGCGTTAAGCAAATTCCCTGTTCGGACGGATTTTCCCAACGCCACGGATCCCTTCAAGTACCGCCTGCTGGAAATTATCGGCGTCTACGGCGATTCGCTGCGTGACCAGGCGAACGAGATGTTCGGGGATGGCATCATGAGCGCCATCGATTTCACGCTCGACATGGAAAAAGTGACGGGCAGCCAAGGAGAGGCCCGCTGCAAGATTACGCTGAATGGCAAATGGCTGGAGTATAAAACATTCTGA
- a CDS encoding ammonium transporter — MGTWTGMQWRLAAAAGAMPGAFFIAPGLGWAQSPTGTAAPISGADTAWVLLSSALVLAMIVPGLALFYGGLVRSKNVLGTIMQSFVILCLVSLLWVMGAYSLAFGPDVKGVIGGLEWIGLNGVGLTPNPTYAPTVPHEAFMVFQLMFAAITPALITGAFAERMKFSALLLFSALWSVFVYCPVAHWLWGGGWLAKLGALDFAGGAVVHISSGVSALVCAVVLGQRQGYGSDYMAPHNLPMVLLGTGLLWFGWFGFNAGSALGANETAVVAFVATHTAAAAAAMSWMAVEWWHRGTPTVLGLASGAIAGLATITPGAGYMNPMSALAVGLIAGGLSYLAIMRKGKFGYDDSLDVVGIHGVAGVAGILLTGMLASKSVNPAGADGLFSGGGAFFIAQAATVIVVGAFSAVGTLVILKVTNRLVGLRVTPDEERMGLDISQHNERAYS; from the coding sequence ATGGGGACTTGGACCGGAATGCAGTGGCGGTTGGCGGCAGCGGCAGGAGCGATGCCAGGAGCGTTCTTCATCGCGCCGGGGCTTGGATGGGCGCAGTCTCCGACCGGTACGGCTGCCCCTATCAGCGGGGCCGATACCGCGTGGGTCTTGCTTTCGTCCGCTCTGGTCTTGGCGATGATCGTCCCAGGTCTGGCGCTGTTTTATGGCGGACTCGTGCGCAGCAAGAACGTGCTCGGAACGATCATGCAGAGCTTCGTCATTCTCTGCCTCGTCAGCCTCTTGTGGGTGATGGGAGCGTACAGCCTGGCCTTCGGTCCCGATGTGAAAGGCGTCATTGGCGGTCTCGAATGGATCGGTTTGAACGGAGTGGGATTGACTCCGAATCCGACCTACGCGCCGACCGTTCCACACGAGGCCTTCATGGTCTTTCAGCTCATGTTTGCCGCGATTACGCCCGCCCTCATCACGGGCGCCTTCGCCGAACGGATGAAGTTCAGCGCGCTGCTGCTTTTCTCCGCACTGTGGTCCGTGTTCGTCTATTGTCCGGTCGCCCATTGGCTGTGGGGCGGGGGATGGTTGGCGAAGCTGGGAGCGTTGGATTTTGCCGGCGGTGCCGTTGTGCACATCAGTTCCGGCGTGAGCGCGCTCGTCTGCGCGGTGGTTCTGGGGCAGCGACAAGGATATGGAAGCGACTACATGGCCCCTCACAATCTGCCCATGGTGCTGCTGGGGACCGGGCTGCTCTGGTTCGGCTGGTTCGGATTCAATGCCGGGAGCGCCCTCGGCGCCAATGAAACGGCGGTCGTCGCGTTCGTTGCGACTCACACCGCGGCCGCAGCGGCGGCCATGAGCTGGATGGCCGTTGAATGGTGGCATCGCGGAACCCCCACCGTTCTGGGGCTCGCCAGCGGAGCGATCGCGGGATTAGCGACCATCACACCGGGGGCCGGGTACATGAACCCGATGTCCGCGCTCGCCGTCGGTTTGATTGCGGGAGGGCTGTCATATCTCGCCATCATGCGGAAGGGAAAATTCGGATACGACGATTCACTCGACGTCGTGGGAATCCACGGCGTCGCCGGAGTGGCCGGAATTCTGTTGACGGGGATGCTGGCCTCCAAGAGCGTGAACCCCGCCGGTGCGGACGGGCTGTTTTCCGGCGGGGGCGCGTTTTTTATCGCTCAGGCCGCGACCGTGATCGTGGTCGGGGCGTTTTCAGCCGTCGGCACGCTCGTCATCCTCAAGGTCACCAATCGTTTGGTGGGACTGCGGGTGACGCCGGACGAAGAACGGATGGGCCTGGACATCAGTCAGCACAATGAGCGGGCGTATTCGTGA
- a CDS encoding ammonium transporter → MTPGDRTLWLLASTTLLVLVVPGVSLFYGGMVRRKNVMSTIALPFTALAMVSIEWMATAPPVDLSEDAGPLWSLFWGITASVALGLVAGGVVERVRFAFFVVFALCWIPAVFLPLAQSLWGGGWLNRFGCLDFAGGAVVHISAGVSALVFALTIGPRKGYGRIEMIPNHLPFSFCGAALMWVGWFGFTGFAAMASMEIVASAFLAIQLSAAAAALSWMSMEWLQRGKPTALGVMSGAVAGLVSIAPAAAYVGPLPAIVIGIGAGGLCYMVVNYVKLILGYDDSLDVFGMHGVGGTWGMIATGLFANVQVNPDGSDGLFYGYPYQLLAQAVAACAAWALAGGATWVLVRVLMLIMPARVSEEAEMTGLDLDQHGEKGYTG, encoded by the coding sequence GTGACGCCTGGGGATCGCACGTTGTGGCTGCTGGCCTCGACGACATTACTCGTGCTGGTCGTGCCGGGAGTCTCATTGTTCTACGGCGGCATGGTCAGGCGGAAGAATGTCATGAGCACGATCGCGCTCCCATTCACGGCGCTGGCCATGGTGTCGATCGAATGGATGGCGACCGCGCCGCCGGTCGATCTGTCCGAAGACGCCGGCCCATTATGGTCGCTGTTTTGGGGGATCACGGCGTCGGTTGCGCTGGGGCTGGTGGCGGGAGGCGTCGTGGAGCGAGTCCGGTTTGCATTCTTCGTCGTCTTCGCATTGTGTTGGATTCCTGCCGTGTTTCTGCCGCTCGCACAATCGCTGTGGGGCGGCGGTTGGCTGAATCGATTCGGCTGTCTGGATTTTGCGGGAGGGGCGGTGGTCCACATCAGCGCCGGCGTCAGTGCGCTGGTCTTCGCGCTGACCATCGGTCCGCGCAAAGGCTACGGACGGATCGAAATGATTCCCAATCATCTTCCATTCTCATTCTGCGGAGCGGCGCTCATGTGGGTGGGTTGGTTCGGCTTCACCGGGTTTGCCGCCATGGCCTCGATGGAAATCGTCGCCTCCGCATTTCTCGCCATCCAGTTGTCCGCGGCGGCGGCGGCGTTGTCCTGGATGTCGATGGAATGGCTGCAGCGGGGCAAGCCCACCGCCTTGGGAGTCATGAGCGGCGCGGTCGCGGGCCTCGTTTCCATCGCGCCGGCCGCCGCCTACGTCGGTCCCTTGCCGGCAATCGTCATCGGGATCGGCGCCGGAGGCCTCTGCTACATGGTGGTCAACTACGTGAAACTGATTCTGGGCTATGACGATTCACTGGACGTGTTCGGCATGCACGGGGTCGGAGGGACCTGGGGCATGATTGCAACGGGACTATTTGCCAATGTCCAGGTGAATCCGGACGGGAGCGACGGATTGTTTTATGGCTATCCCTACCAGTTGTTGGCTCAAGCGGTAGCCGCCTGTGCGGCATGGGCACTGGCTGGAGGAGCCACGTGGGTGCTGGTACGGGTGCTGATGCTGATCATGCCGGCTCGTGTGAGCGAGGAAGCGGAAATGACGGGTTTGGACCTCGATCAACATGGAGAGAAAGGATACACAGGGTGA
- a CDS encoding ubiquinol-cytochrome c reductase iron-sulfur subunit produces MAIVHDDAGRRRFLSQAVMGFGMLFGIGTLGLRFVQFLIPSGKEKPLETVLIGAASKIPMGEAVSMDLGGQKLLVLKTDDGVVAFSRRCTDLGCLVSWNKEREQFICPCHQGTFDKTGRNISGPPPRPLDRFMITKRGEQLYVSIQSA; encoded by the coding sequence ATGGCTATCGTGCATGATGATGCGGGTCGCCGCCGGTTTCTCAGCCAAGCCGTGATGGGGTTCGGCATGTTGTTCGGGATCGGCACGCTCGGGTTGCGGTTCGTGCAATTTCTCATTCCCAGCGGGAAAGAGAAGCCACTCGAAACGGTGTTGATAGGGGCCGCATCCAAGATCCCGATGGGCGAGGCGGTGTCGATGGACCTCGGCGGTCAAAAGTTACTGGTCCTCAAGACCGATGACGGGGTCGTCGCGTTTTCGAGGCGTTGTACCGATCTCGGTTGCTTGGTGTCCTGGAACAAAGAGCGGGAGCAGTTCATCTGCCCCTGTCACCAGGGCACATTCGACAAGACCGGGAGGAACATCTCCGGTCCTCCGCCGCGTCCATTGGACCGTTTCATGATCACGAAACGCGGAGAGCAGCTCTACGTGAGCATCCAGAGTGCGTAA
- a CDS encoding cytochrome b N-terminal domain-containing protein encodes MATQTAHAEQDVKPKSLIDYIQKDLPEHLDWWPYTLGAIPMTLFGILVGTGLLLTFYYVPSTERAYESVDQITHEIYLGWFVRGLHKTSVDLMILFLLFHVIRVFLTRAYQAPGELKWVSGSIVLFVTFAMGFTGYSLVFDNVSYWGMTVVTNMIGTLPVIGMPLLHLLRGGEDVSGVTLLRLYDLHTKLLPVLLGGLVIGHVVIVRLMGFVEVKESRHFHQFYPEHTLKMGMIAVGLLVVIVDLVMIFPPVLGPPANPQEVASDVSPPWYFSAPFMWITLLPGPLALWTLIGASGLFVVYPFLDRALVERGVPMELVNRVVATVAVAAMVALMYLDTQM; translated from the coding sequence ATGGCCACCCAGACCGCACACGCGGAACAGGACGTTAAACCTAAGAGTCTGATCGACTACATCCAGAAGGATCTGCCCGAACACCTGGACTGGTGGCCGTACACGCTGGGAGCCATTCCGATGACGTTGTTCGGCATCCTGGTCGGCACGGGCCTGTTGCTCACGTTCTATTACGTGCCGTCCACCGAGAGAGCCTATGAGAGCGTGGATCAGATCACGCATGAGATCTATCTGGGCTGGTTTGTACGCGGCCTCCACAAGACGTCGGTCGATCTCATGATTTTGTTTTTGCTGTTCCACGTCATTCGCGTCTTTCTGACGCGCGCCTACCAGGCGCCGGGTGAGCTCAAATGGGTCAGCGGCTCGATTGTGTTGTTTGTCACGTTTGCCATGGGCTTCACGGGATATTCGCTCGTGTTCGACAACGTGTCGTACTGGGGCATGACGGTTGTGACCAACATGATTGGGACTCTGCCCGTGATCGGCATGCCGCTATTGCATTTGTTGCGGGGAGGAGAGGACGTGTCAGGCGTCACGCTCCTCAGGCTCTACGACTTGCATACGAAGCTGCTGCCGGTTCTCTTGGGCGGCTTGGTGATCGGACATGTCGTGATCGTCAGATTGATGGGGTTCGTGGAGGTGAAGGAGAGCCGGCATTTCCATCAGTTCTATCCGGAACACACGTTGAAAATGGGGATGATCGCGGTCGGCCTGCTCGTCGTGATCGTGGACCTCGTCATGATCTTCCCTCCGGTTCTTGGCCCGCCGGCCAATCCGCAGGAAGTGGCATCCGATGTATCGCCTCCTTGGTATTTTTCTGCGCCGTTCATGTGGATCACGCTGCTGCCGGGACCGCTGGCCCTATGGACGTTGATCGGAGCGTCCGGCTTGTTCGTTGTCTATCCATTTCTCGATCGGGCGCTGGTTGAGCGCGGTGTGCCGATGGAATTGGTCAACCGTGTCGTCGCCACGGTCGCAGTGGCCGCGATGGTCGCGCTCATGTACCTGGATACACAGATGTAA
- a CDS encoding multiheme c-type cytochrome, which produces MNEFDKVTGDPDSQKEHDGSGKKNFTRYMIGGLCLILFLALTGVGYVQVEERRGGGLRPFVSAENKKCIDCHMAKDVGVGGINDWKTSRHAPKGIGCVECHRAEKGDADAYDHEGFLVSTLVTPKDCMRCHDREAKEFDKSHHAKAAQFVGSLDNFLGNVVEGPEVGTTGCAGCHGSVVKVMENGKLHPATWPNSGIGRVNPDGSKGTCSACHARHSFSIAQARQPESCGRCHMGPDHPQIEAYMESKHGVMFTANKDKMKLGEPAEKWRPGKDYMYPTCATCHMSATGTQEVTHDVGDRISWTLRPVVSTRLEGHESRRKAMTQVCASCHSPEIVERFFTQMDSGVNLYNDKFGKPAKLAMDRLKDMGKITPTPFDEEIEWIFYELWHHEGRRARHGLTKMAPDFVHWQGFYEVAKHFYIKFLPKVRQLSPQVAKELLSQETHRWAEKGLTKEEIAQMLEFYDKEMQGKRGGDGKPM; this is translated from the coding sequence ATGAATGAGTTCGATAAGGTGACCGGCGATCCGGATTCGCAAAAGGAGCATGACGGCAGCGGCAAGAAGAACTTCACCCGCTACATGATCGGAGGACTCTGTCTGATTCTTTTTCTTGCCCTGACCGGAGTCGGATATGTCCAGGTCGAAGAGCGACGCGGGGGCGGCCTCCGTCCATTTGTCTCGGCGGAGAACAAAAAATGTATCGATTGTCACATGGCCAAAGACGTCGGGGTCGGCGGCATCAACGATTGGAAAACCAGTCGCCATGCGCCGAAAGGGATCGGCTGTGTCGAATGTCACAGGGCAGAAAAGGGCGATGCGGATGCCTATGACCACGAAGGGTTTCTCGTGTCGACCCTCGTGACGCCGAAGGACTGCATGCGATGTCATGACCGTGAGGCCAAGGAGTTCGACAAATCCCACCACGCAAAAGCGGCGCAGTTCGTCGGTTCGCTGGACAATTTTCTGGGGAACGTGGTCGAGGGGCCGGAGGTCGGTACGACCGGCTGTGCCGGGTGCCACGGCAGCGTTGTGAAAGTCATGGAAAACGGCAAGCTGCACCCCGCGACGTGGCCGAATTCCGGCATCGGCCGCGTCAATCCCGATGGATCGAAAGGCACCTGTTCGGCTTGTCATGCGCGGCACAGTTTCTCCATCGCACAGGCGCGTCAGCCCGAAAGCTGCGGCCGCTGCCACATGGGGCCGGATCATCCCCAGATCGAGGCATATATGGAAAGCAAACACGGTGTGATGTTCACGGCGAACAAAGACAAGATGAAGCTGGGCGAGCCAGCAGAAAAATGGCGTCCCGGCAAGGACTATATGTATCCGACCTGCGCGACCTGTCACATGAGCGCAACCGGGACACAGGAAGTCACGCACGACGTCGGCGACCGCATCAGCTGGACTCTGCGGCCAGTGGTGTCGACCAGGCTCGAAGGTCATGAATCCAGACGGAAAGCGATGACGCAGGTCTGCGCGTCCTGTCATAGCCCGGAGATCGTCGAACGGTTCTTCACGCAGATGGACAGCGGCGTGAATCTGTACAACGACAAATTCGGGAAGCCGGCGAAACTCGCGATGGACCGGCTCAAGGACATGGGCAAAATCACGCCCACGCCGTTTGACGAAGAAATCGAATGGATCTTCTATGAACTCTGGCATCACGAGGGAAGGCGGGCACGGCACGGGCTCACGAAAATGGCTCCGGACTTCGTCCATTGGCAAGGGTTCTACGAAGTCGCCAAGCATTTCTACATCAAGTTTCTTCCCAAGGTGAGGCAGTTGTCGCCGCAAGTGGCCAAGGAACTGCTTTCGCAAGAAACACATCGCTGGGCCGAGAAGGGCCTGACGAAGGAGGAAATCGCGCAGATGTTGGAGTTCTATGACAAGGAGATGCAGGGTAAGCGCGGCGGCGACGGAAAGCCGATGTAG